One window of Microtus pennsylvanicus isolate mMicPen1 chromosome X, mMicPen1.hap1, whole genome shotgun sequence genomic DNA carries:
- the Pwwp3b gene encoding PWWP domain-containing DNA repair factor 3B: MEGDYILCYWKEQLWPAEVLCRSEIASSSKRVTAYSLEVQLLPIGEKITVNSRDTIPLTKSEVEAILASLAEQSEVKVLPREETAYEKSLKMALEVVTETNESQESMPDEEDTARASESEPVEGSDSPPPKKYRKLESSLQEDSASILLCSESDDSLADDKMQVYTIYGGIPGEEDSKPPRGFSWYPVYPSFINDDDDDDDKKEEEKKKVDISAIMSVNLSFKEESEDIKEEKVIVSADDLVVAKEEIQGMYPEAPAGSSECSTFPEDYMDDPGEGPSYLIPCFYGSQNLDGSQNLDGSQNLDGSQNLDGSQNQSSVESEMDAETSLEGCSGDSQVSLPVCSNPVNSDLLLQRPDFEDLEEEAQASDKLPSLNPVSAAALGNDEENEEELPRFLLRYETRAFEPGMIVWFKYQKCPFWPAVIKSIRRKERKASVLLVEANMNPQKKGVRVSLRRLKKYDCKEKQELVEKAREEYGESIDWCVSLICDYRVRLGCGSFKGSFFEYYAADISYPVRKIINQDTFRNIFPKLPNEDTGEQMSVTSHAKKISFQKILPDRMKPARDRANKNLVNFIVNEKGAESHLLGILKGTKKSKWLKSFLNAKSFTPCIETYFEDEDQLDQVVKYLQEIYKQIDQKMLTLIKDDKIKFVLEVLLPEAIICSISVVDGLDYKAAEAKYLKGPSLGYRERELYDSKIIFEKRRRSSANEAQ; the protein is encoded by the coding sequence ATGGAGGGTGACTATATCCTATGTTATTGGAAAGAACAGTTATGGCCAGCAGAAGTCTTATGTAGGTCTGAAATTGCGTCAAGTAGTAAAAGGGTAACGGCATATTCTCTGGAAGTTCAGTTACTTCCAATAGGTGAGAAAATTACCGTGAACAGCAGAGACACAATACCACTAACTAAATCCGAGGTTGAAGCTATTTTGGCCTCACTAGCAGAACAGTCAGAGGTCAAAGTTCTACCTAGGGAAGAGACAGCCTATGAAAAATCGCTGAAAATGGCGCTGGAAGTGGTGACAGAGACAAATGAGAGCCAGGAAAGCATGCCAGATGAAGAAGACACCGCTAGAGCATCTGAAAGTGAACCGGTGGAGGGGTCTGATTCACCTCCCCCTAAAAAGTATCGGAAACTGGAAAGCAGCCTCCAAGAAGACTCAGCTTCCATTTTACTGTGCTCAGAGAGTGATGATTCCCTAGCTGACGATAAGATGCAAGTGTACACAATTTATGGGGGCATTCCAGGTGAAGAGGATTCAAAGCCACCCCGAGGCTTCAGCTGGTACCCAGTTTACCCTTCGTTTAtaaacgatgatgatgatgatgatgataaaaaagaagaagaaaagaaaaaggttgacATCTCAGCAATTATGTCTGTGAATTTATCATTCaaagaggaaagtgaagacattaaagaagaaaaggttaTTGTATCAGCAGACGATCTGGTTGTAGCCAAAGAAGAGATCCAAGGCATGTACCCAGAAGCCCCAGCAGGTTCCTCTGAGTGCTCCACCTTCCCAGAGGATTATATGGACGATCCTGGAGAGGGCCCATCATATCTGATTCCATGCTTCTATGGCAGCCAGAATCTCGATGGCAGCCAGAATCTCGATGGCAGCCAGAATCTCGATGGCAGCCAGAATCTCGATGGCAGCCAGAATCAATCTTCTGTGGAATCAGAAATGGATGCTGAGACCTCCCTTGAAGGCTGCTCAGGGGACTCTCAGGTTTCACTTCCTGTCTGTAGTAATCCGGTCAACAGTGACCTACTACTTCAGAGACCGGATTTTGAAGATCTTGAGGAAGAAGCTCAAGCTTCTGACAAGCTACCTTCTCTAAATCCTGTTAGTGCAGCTGCACTAGGCAATGATGAAGAGAACGAAGAAGAGCTTCCGCGTTTCCTTCTCCGCTACGAGACGCGGGCATTTGAACCCGGAATGATAGTGTGGTTTAAATATCAAAAATGCCCATTTTGGCCAGCAGTGATAAAAAGCATTAGGCGAAAAGAGAGGAAAGCAAGTGTGCTTTTGGTTGAGGCAAACATGAATCCTCAAAAGAAAGGTGTTAGAGTCTCTttgagaagattaaaaaaatatgactGTAAAGAGAAGCAGGAACTAGTGGAGAAAGCTAGGGAGGAGTATGGTGAAAGCATCGATTGGTGCGTGTCACTGATTTGCGACTACAGAGTTAGACTAGGTTGTGGATCTTTCAAGGGTTCATTCTTTGAGTACTATGCTGCTGACATTAGTTACCCAGTCAGGAAAATAATCAATCAAGACACCTTCAGAAATATCTTTCCAAAGCTACCCAATGAAGACACAGGGGAGCAAATGTCTGTGACTTCCCATGCCAAGAAAATATCTTTCCAGAAAATTCTCCCTGATCGGATGAAGCCTGCGCGGGACCGTGCTAACAAGAACCTGGTCAATTTCATTGTCAATGAAAAAGGTGCAGAGAGCCATCTCTTGGGCATTTTAAAAGgcacaaaaaaatccaaatggCTGAAATCATTTTTGAATGCCAAGAGTTTCACACCCTGTATCGAAACATACTTTGAAGATGAAGATCAACTAGATCAGGTGGTGAAATATCTACAAGAAATCTATAAACAAATCGATCAGAAGATGCTCACTCTGATAAAAGATGACAAAATTAAGTTTGTCTTGGAAGTTCTTCTACCAGAAGCGATTATTTGCTCCATTTCTGTAGTTGATGGCTTAGATTATAAGGCAGCTGAGGCAAAGTATCTGAAAGGACCGTCCCTTGGCTATAGGGAGAGAGAATTATATGATTCCAAAATCATATTCGAAAAGAGACGGAGGTCGTCAGCAAACGAAGCTCAGTAA